GACGAGAAGACGCCACCCTTGCCCGAGATCCTTTTCGACTGGATGCAGACCAGCCACAACCTCTACCCTGACCAAGTGCGCGAGATCAGCCGCTATAGCCCTAGTCCTGCCTGCCATAGCCTGTTCTGGCAGACAGTACGATGTGCCCTGCTCCGCGGAGATGTCGCTGGTGCGTCTAAGCTGCTGAGGGAGGCTGGTTGGGAGAATGTTCGCCGTGGGCCCCGGGGCGAGCTGGCGTATACAGGCAAGGCCCTTGAGAACGTTAGACGGTTTGCTGCCGCTACTTGCGAGATCCTTGATCAATGCCCTGCCACGAGATCGGAATGGGATATCTGGAATAGCAACTGGACTTTGTTCCGGATCCAGGCACGCGGTTCTCTGAATAGAATGACGCTCTTTGCCGAAGGGAAGGATCAGACTGGCCAAGACCTACTGGATGATGATTTCTCACCTCAACCACAATCACTGTCCACAATGGCCCGGAAGGCTTCGAGCCAGATCCCCTGGGATATCTACGAAAACCTGCAAACCGTTTACGGTATCGTGCTTGGAAACCACGAGGCCATTATGGAGGTTGCCCAGGATTGGTGTGAAGCAACTGTTGGTCTGTTTGGATGGTGGGACGACGGCAATCAACGCCACAAGACGCTCAAGATCTCTCAATCACAGGCCCTGCGAGCGTCGTCTCGATTCGCGGGCTCAGAAGACTATTTCGAGCGACTAACCACCACCTTCCACATGGTCATCGACTCGGATCTTAACCCTAATGTGATGAACCCTGTGGAGGTGGCCATTGCATCTGCCTTTGAGGGCAACGTCAACGCCGTTCTGGGATTCCTTCGAGTATGGTCTCTGCCCTTAGCCTGCACCGTGGCAGAGATTGCCTCATTGGGTGAATGGCTCCCCGCTCCCGAGGGCCCAAGTCCTTTGCCTCTTGATACTCTGGACATGGATGACCTTGCACTATTGGGAGTGGCTCAGCCAGGAGCCGATGAACTGGAGGGGATCAAGGATACAACCCTCGTCCTGTACGCTAGGGAGCTGGCTGGCATTGAGCAGCTGTCGCCCGAGCGCGATGGCTGGGAGATGGCTATCCAGGTTCTTGGCCGAATGGACTCTCCTGAGAAATCTGAGGAGACGGTTGGTGAGCTTCTTCGGGATCTGCTCGCTACACTAGATGAGGACTCGAGCCAGACGGTTGACAAGATCTGGGCGATATTGAATGACCTGGGCATGATCAACTATGCCGAGGAAACAGCAGAGGTAAGAGAGATATACAGCATCTTGGTTCTGATTCAAGCTAACATCGGGAAAGACTTTTGCAGAGATTCTGTCCAAAGCATCACACCGATACGGTGACGCCCTTTGGTATTATGCGCTCTCTCACCGACCTGACAAGGTTCGCGAGGTGCTCAACCTGCTCATGTCCTACTCGCTCGTTCAATCCACAGTCTACCCTTCGGAGAAGGATCTTGACGGAGAACTGAGGGACCTGCTGCGGAAGCGTACCGAGACCCTGGAGAGACGCGCCAAGCAGGACCTGGAGGCTGCTCAACTTCTTGGCAGGATGCTGAGTGGCTACGCGACGCTGCGCAAATTCTACGAAACCAGAGACGCGGAAGATCTTGAAGCCATTTCGCCCACGAGGGCtctgaagctcaagaagcaagCAGCATCTGCATTGGTGGCCGTCATTTCCAGCTCCGACGACAACATCCGCGGCGGACTTTATGACGACACCCGAGACTCGGTAGTAAGCGAGGACTTTTTGCTGGCCTTGCTCGGCGAGGCTACTGTCTTTATCAACCAGTCGCCCGGAGTCATCACACTGAGTCAGATTGACATTCTGATGAAGGCTATCGAGGATATCCAGACTGTCGGCGAACGAGTATATTCGGCATGTGACGACTTCTTTGGCCTGGTACTGGCATCTGCTCAGGGTCTGAAGGGATCGAACCCACAAGACTTGATGGCCAAATCAACATCCTCACTGAGCGGAAGCAGTTATATCATGAGCGGTAGCTCCATGCTGGTGAATCATCTGCACAAGTCGGTCTCAGCAGGAGGCAAGGTGCACAGAGGATGGGATTGGAGAAAGCCTTGGTTGGCGACGACCAAGGGAGAAGATGTGCTTCGAAAGCTGCGATTGGGATTGGCTAAGGACCTGGCGGCGTTATGGCTGGAGGATGCTGATGGAGTCGCTGTGTATTAGGATGCATGTATTTGAGATGAAGGATTGAATGGTTGTTTTGATAGATAGATGGACTTGGTCAGGGCGAGGATGCGGCGCCCATGATAATACAAAGCATTGAATGAATGGAAACAAGTAATATGCATAATGAGGCATTGCCATTCAATTGTTCTGTTAATGTCTATCTTTCGTGTTTGTGAATAGCTTCCTGCATTCATTCATCAATCCACACCTCCCCTCGGCCGGTGGTCGGCGCAGGTGAAGCCCCACATCCCCGGATCTAGCCCACAAACTCCAATCCGCTCCTGCCAATTTACAATTGATCCAAAAATTTCCCCCGAACTCGCCCCCACCAAAATCTACAAACGACTCCATCGCAGCAGCTGGGGACTCAGAAAAGAGTCATCCTTTTCCATCGTCACTGTACACCCGCGCACCATGGCTTCAATGGAGGTGGCCAGCCGCTCAGGCGGCGCCATGACGGTAAGTTGGCTTGTTGTCTTGTTTCTGTCGTTAATCGCTGCAATTGAGTTGGTCTCTCTGTCAATTCAGGGAGACCGTACCCGACAACGGAGAACTACCACCCAGACTGACTCTTTGCTTTGCCTCGTATAACAGCAACTCTTGCGACGCGCCGGCCCCAATACCGTCCGATCGGCTGCTGCCATCGCTGCTACGAGAGACTCCCGGAGAAACTTCTCATCGGTCAAGTCGCTTCCCCCCACCTACGAGAAGCTCTACACCAAGTACACCGAGGTCCGTCGCGTGCTCGGCAAGCAGCGTCTGACCCTCGCCGAGAAGATCCTCTACAGCCACCTCGACAACCCTGAGGACTCGCTGCTCACAAACACCGACAATGGACGCAGCATCCGCGGCAAGGCCAACCTGCGCCTCAAGCCTGACCGTGTCAACATGCAGGACGCCTCCGCCCAGATGGCCATCCTCCAGTTCATGTCTTGCAACCTGGCCAAGCCTGCTATTCCCGCCAGCATCCACTGTGACCACTTGATTGTGGGTTCCAAGGGTGCTGAGGATGATTTGGAGGCCGGTATTCAGACCAACAAGGAGGTGTTTGACTTCCTTGAGTCTGCGGCGCGCAAGTATGGAATGGACTTTTGGCCTCCTGGTGCTGGTATTATTCACCAGACTGTCCTCGAGAACTACGCTCTCCCTGGACTGATGATGCTTGGTACCGACTCTCACAGCCCCAACGCTGGTGGTCTCAGCACTGTGACTatcggtgttggtggtgctgACGCCGTTGAAGCTCTGGTTGGCGCTCCCTGGGAGCTCAAGGCCCCCAAGATCCTTGGTGTCCAGCTTATCGGCAAGCTCAACAACTGGGCTTCCCCCAAGGATATTATCCTCCGCCTCGCCGGACACCTCACTGTCCGTGGAGGCACTGGCTCCATCATTGAGTACTTCGGAGAGGGTGTCAACACCCTCAGTGCGACTGGTATGGCTACTGTGTGTAACATGGGAGCAGAGGTTGGCGCCACAACATCCATCTTCCCCTACACCGAGGCCTCGGCTAGATACCTCGATTCGACCCGACGATCGAACGCGAACAAGAATATCGAGGCTCTCGAGAACTTTGCCAGCAACAGCTCTGACCCCGATGCTCAGTGGCGATtcaaggccgacgagggTGCCGAGTACGACGACCTCATCACTATCGACCTGTCTACTCTAGAGCCTCACATCAACGGCCCCTTCACTCCCGATTTGGCCACCCCTCTTtccaagttcaaggaggTTGTCAAGGACCAGAAATGGCCCGAGGTTCTGTCTGCCGGTCTCATTGGTAGCTGCACCAACAGCTCTTACGAGGACATGACCCGAGTCGAGAGTCTGCTCAAGGACGCTAAGGCGGCTGGTCTTAAGCCTGCTGCCGACTTCTACATCACTCCCGGCAGCGAGCAGATTCGAGCCACACTCGAGCGTGATGGTACTCTTGAGACCTTCCAGGAGGCTGGCGGCATCGTCCTCTCCAACGCCTGTGGTCCCTGTATTGGTCAGTGGAAGCGACAGGACGGAGTGACCAAGGGCACCAGCAACGCTATCCTGACTTCTTACAACCGAAACTTCCGTGGCCGCAATGATGGAAACCCTGATACCATGAACTTCCTCGCCTCCCCCGAGATCGTCACCGCCATGGCCTTTGCTGGTTCGACCACATTCAACCCCGTGACCGACAGCATCAAGACCCCTGACGGCAAGGACTTCAAgttctctcctcctcatggTCTTGAGGGCCCTCAGACTCCCTTCGAGTCCGGTAACCCTTCACTAGGCGTCCTGTCTCAGGCCCCTGACGCCAACGCCCAGATCGCCATCTCTCCTACCTCGGAGCGTCTGGCCTTCCTCGACCCCTTCCCCCCATTCCCCTCGTCCGACCTCTCTGGCCTCCGTGTTCTCGTCAAGGTCACTGGCAAGTGCACGACTGATACCATCTCTGCTGCCGGCCCCTGGCTCAAGTACAAGGGCCACCTGCCCAACATCAGCACCAACACCCTCAACACAGCCATCAACGCCGAGACTGGTGAGGTCAACGCCGCTTACGACCTCGACGGCTCCAAGCACACCATCCCTGAGCTCGGCCAGCTCTGGAAGGACCGCGGTCAGGAGtggctcgtcgtcgccgagcACAACTACGGCGAGGGTTCCGCCCGTGAGCATGCCGCCCTGCAGCCCCGATACCTCGGCGCCCGCGTCGTCCTCACCAAGTCGTTCGCCCGTATCCACGAGACCAACCTCAAGAAGCAGGGTGTCGTGCCCCTGACCTTCGAGAACGAGGCCGACTACGACAAGATCGCCGCCGGTGACGAGGTCGCCACCGTCGGCCTCTACGAGATGCTCCAGAACGAGGGCAAGGGTGAAGTCCAGCTCCGCGTCACCAAGGCCTCAGGCGAGGAGATCCTCATCCCGACCAAGCACGCCGTCACCAAGGACCAGGCCGGTTTCATTCTTGCCGGCAGCGCCCTCAACCTGCTGTCCAAGGGCATATAGACGACAAAGCCAAGGAGGGGGGTTTGATACCAGCCACAGTAGGCAGGCAAGTCGCCGCCGCGGGACAGGTGTTTGGCTCTTTTCGGCGCTTCTATAACTAACGAGTTTGGACATTTGGATGTTTGTAGGAAACCAACCAGTGGAAAAGGGGCGTTTTGTTTGGGCGGGAGGAAAATGTCCGGAGTGATAGACTGTACATAGCAGCAATACCAGTTGTCCTGTTTGATTCCCAATCCAATCTTTATTCATCGTCTTGTGTCGTGAATCTGTATGTGTTTATGAATGTATGTAGGCTTATGTGTTCTATCGCTGGTAGAAGAGGCCTGATGTAGATGGCTCTCGCCATTCATTGACCGGCAACCGCGTGCAGCTCCATGTTTCCCATCCCAGATGCTAAAAATGACAAACCCCAAGAGAGCCCCCAAAACTCCATCCCTCGCAGCAACATCTGCTTTGGGACTGCTTTTCAACACCACGCCCGCCCATTCTTTTCGTAGCTTCGTGATGTTCCCCAGCGTGACTCAGCTATGAACTCGTGACCGAGCCTATCACTCTCACAGACATTCCGATGTGCTTCTCATGTTCCCAGGGACCGAAGGGTCCTGCGTGTTGCTTTCTTCAAAGGGGGAGTTCGCTAAAAGCCTCCATGAAGAAGCGTTGCGTCTCTTCAGTCGTTTTATTGACTTGGTGCTGGCGTTGCAGTGCTTTGTTCATGGTCTCTCGATGCCAGGCACATGCCTTCAACCACGCAGGATTGTTGCGCACATCCTCCGGGAGCTCTTCTTCGGGGACATCCCCAAAGTCGAGAATCCGCTTGTGTGTTCTTGGCTGTGGAGGTTTGAACGGTGGATCTTTTCCTGCCAGCCGAGCCTGTTCGCATTCCTCATCCAACTTGGCCTCCCTCGCGTTTAGCCATCTCTGTCTCTCCAACACTTTACCGAACCATGCTTTTCGTCTAGGGCGGCGCTTGATCTCTTGGCACTTTTTCTTGTACCAATCTTCTGATCGGTTGTGCATTCTATGAATGGCCGGGTTCACAGGCAGAAAGAGCCGGGGTTCTTCGCTTGAAGCCTTCGCCTTTCGAGTTTTGCGGGATGGGATGACAACACCGGGAGGCGGACGCAGATCTGACTGTCGATAGATACATGCATCGAAGGCAGCCGAGTCAAAAGCAGCCAGCATCTTCTTCCTACGAGCTTCATACTTCGCTCTAAAGGGTAGCATGACCGTGTCTGCCGGCTTGGggtcttcatcgtcgtccgAAGACTCACTTACATCAGCCATGTTGgcttcgtcgtcatcttcaacgtTCAGATCGATTGATTGGGCCGGCGGAGAGCGGACCCTACTCGACAATGATTCATCATTTGCCTGTTGAGATGGGATTTTAGAACGAGCCAATGGCGACTCCGGAGGAGCAGCATCGGTAACCTTAACGCCCTCTTGTTGAATCGGCGAGTCCGgctttctcttcttgcgGGGCGGAGGGCCGGACGGGCGATCCTCCTTTCTCCCTTCAGCATTGTGTTTCTGTGGAGAAGCAGGAATGACATCCTGCTGCGTGGTCAGTTCTGACGAAGCCTTCAGCTCTTGAGGCAGATCAGGTATGCCGATATCCGGTAATTCTTCAGTTGTCACCGATACTCGAATATGAGCAGACACATGTACTCGCTCATTTGTCGGTGCTTCTGCCTCTGAGTCTCGTATTGAGAGGGCCTCCGACTCCATGTTCGTAACGGGAGCTGgattcttcttggccagcttgGGAACACATGACTGCTTCACTGTATTGTCTGTTATACTCTCAATAGCCTCGGTTGGCAGCTTGTGAAGGTCAGAGACACCAAAAGACATTCCATCGGATGGAGGATCCTCCACGGCCTTGGTGACGTCTCCATTGGGCTCGGCATGAGCTGCATCTGATATCGGCGCCGCGCTAGGTTTGGGCTTTGAGGCATGGTTTTGAGGATCATCCACATTGTTGTTTTCGGGAATGGCGGAACTAGCCTGACCGATGGACTCGCTGCGAGGTCGGCCGGGATCTGGTTTAGGCGTGGGACTTGCCGTTCCATGTGTTTTCGCTTCCGTGCTAGGTCTCCCCTGAGAGGTCCCGCCAGGTTTTGCTGGAAGCTGACTCTTGACTGTTGACCGCCCAGGGCCAGATGATTTCAGAAGGAAACGCCCTCGGCCCCTCTTGGCTGTGAAGCCCCGATCAACCAAGCCGGGTGTCCTGGCATGAGTGGTGGTCGTGGGAGAAACACCGGATGCAACTGAGCTGGACCTCCGCGGCTGGTGTCTACTGCAGAACTGCGAGGTGCTGAGCAACACTATGCTTCCACAGCCCGGGAATGCGCAGCTTCCGCCGATCTGTGAAGGTGCATTGTGGCCTGTCATGTCTACCACTGTGATGGTTTAAACCGCGTAAAGCTCCACCAAGCGTGTGCTTTGGGGAGAACCGAGTTGCATGTGGTTGGAGAGAGAAGGCCCGGGGCTGACCTGAGGTAGAGGAACACAATCCAGACGTCGTGAGGCATATGGCTCCGCTCGAGATTTGAGTAATGTTGATTTTGTTTGTCGATGAGTTGGGCTGGTCAAGACCAAAAATGAGGCCACCTATGATAGAATTCAGTAAGCAGATTGCAAACGCAGAGCTGAATGCGAGCGAGCACGATTGTGAAAACAGTCAAAGTCAGATCTTTTCAGTTATTATTGGCCGTCAAGCTAGGCACCTCAGCGGTTCCGCCACGTCTTCCCTGATCCATTGCAGACCTAAGCCTGCTGTATGTCGCGGCCTTTGGTCGAGATCCGTGgcagcgacgaggaagaggactcCATATTGCGACAGGAGAGACTCTAATGTGACCGGCCCCGAATGCCCTCAAACAAATGTGATATGTGAGAGAGCTCAGTTGGGGCGCGTGTGCTTAAGGCGGAGTTGATGGAAGCAACAACGCCATCGATGGGATCAGGGTGAGCATGACGCGACCAGAAGGGTTCCGTTCAGTCAGACCTTTTACCATAGGCATCATTCGACAGAACAAAATACAAAAGAGAATAGTCGTGACGTACCAAGGCTTCGAGGGAAGAGAGAACAGATAGATGTGAGTGAGTATCGCGTGCTAGTGGCCAACTAGGGCCACTGTCGCACAGGTGTTGGGCGGCTGGACGCGCTGGCAGATTATTGCCTCAGGGTCGAGGTATCAAAACCAAAGCTGGGAAGGCAGTGTCCGAAGGTCGCACCTAGAAATGCTCATTAAGCCGCATGAACGCGTACTCGTCCGCTCTTCGCAGGAGGAACGCGGAGATGAAAGGAATAAATTCACTGCGAGGCTGCAAGAGCCCGCTTGTCGCTGTATGCCTGTTGGCTATTGGCATTGCGGGAGGTCGGCGGGCTATTGGTCCGAGCGCCTGAAGATGAACTGGAAGAATGGCAAGAACAGAAGAGGCACGCCTTCCTTTCTGGTCCATATTGCAGCCGGAACTTTGTTTTTCCCCGCTATTCAAGCGCCTCTTAGCCGCTCTGGGTTTAGGTAATATCCCCAACTGTGCCTCATGCCAGTCGAGACGACGTCTTGCATCGTCATTAACCAAAGCGCAGGCGGCGTCTGTCTCAGCTGTCATCAAGACCTGCCTTTCCCTGatctttccttctctttccttCTTTCTCCGAGACGGCCAAGCAGGCTGCGTCTTCAATGGCTGTGTGGCTCAAGCTGAATCCTGCATTCTCAACCACACACCTGTGCTACACATAAGAGATGCACTTTCTTGAACTTTTGCAAGTTTAACGAAAATACTATTCTCGCTTTCTTTGCTATACACATGCTTGCTTCGCCTCCCAAGGCAAATTCGCTACCCCCGTGCGCCCGCATTTGAATCTGCGTCTGGATCTCTCCCATCATTGGATTCTTGCGCAGTATGGACTGTGAACAGCTGACTCTAGGTGCTACACACCAACGACAACGGGAACTCCGCTCAGCCTGACACAAATCCCTTCCCAATAGCATCGTGAGGCCTCAATAATGCTGCGCCATGTTGTTGTCGAGCCATAAACATCCAGGCGTGTCAGCTTTTGCGCGCTGCCACCTGTCTGGCAGCCTGCTCCTGCATGGCGCTCCCCTACTACCAATCAGCTTGAAACGAGGGCGAATAGAGGCATGGCAACAAACCCAGGCCGCCGTGAGTCCTATTGGTACTCGAATCTATTAAAAACCAGGCTCTGGGAAACCAGCTCTTTTCCTTGCAAACTCCTCATCCTTGCATTCTCCCACTTCATGGCCTGTCTGCTTCACTCAAGGCTCTTTCTTGCTATCTCTAGACCTCCATGCCACGACCATTATGGATCTCGCGACCCGCGCCGTATCCGCAGCAAGCTCTACGGCTTATAAACAATTCGACACTGGGAAACGCAGCCGCCGCCTCAACAGCAGGCTTGGAGGATTTATTGATGACCAGTCAAAGCACATCGGAAGTGTGAATGGGCATAGCGCGATGCTCAGTGTCATGCCGTTGGAGAATAACACCTTACACCAAACGCCCAAGTCACATTGTAGTGATGTGGCAGCGCCCGTTACGTCTTCAGATATGGGGTACTCGCCACGGCGAACTTCGAAAACCTTGACCGCCTTGGGCGCGAAAAGCCGAGAGGTCCTTGATAAGTCTTTTATCGACACCGAACTCTTAAGACGCCAAGAAGAGATCGCGTATGAAAGCTTCATCAAGGGTGACTTTTCCGAGGCTGAGCAGTGTCTGCACCAGGCCCTCCAAAGCTCACATGGTGACCCTTGTGAACACGAGGACCTCTCGAAACTCAAACTCCAGTGGGCTCTTTACTGCTGTCTGCTAGGGGAATGGGACAGAGCGGCGACAATAGTGTCGGAGCTGTCGAATTCGGAATTTACGCCCCTCACTTCAATCTATGACCTTCGGCAAGCAATCACAATTGCTCTCTTACAGGAGGGTCGCTTGAAAGACGCCTATAGCACTTGCAAATCTGTTTATGAagcaaagaagaagctccttAGGCGAGACGACAATGATTACCTGGCATGTTCATCACTGTTGGCAAATATTTGTGAGAAGAGGGGCAATACCACGGACGCACGAAGCTATCGTCAATCGATACCCCAGGAATGGGCCCTCGCCAATTCGAAGGACACCATATCTCCCGTAGGCTACATCCTTGGCCGTCCATTGTTGCTTGAATCGATACTGGGTAGAAAGGTGCGCATTTGTTCCAGCCAGTGGAAAGCTGCTCAGCTCTGCAGCAACAACTCGAAGTCAGCCCAGCCGACCGGATCGTATGGAAATAGTCCACCAGTTACAGCATCAGGTTATCGGCCGACCTTTGTTCCAAGCGATCAGACTGGCGTCCATAGAGCTGAACTGGAACAAGCTCGACGGCGTACAGTTGGTGAGACGGATACAGAAAAGGAGATGATGATACAGAATGCCCAGCCAGACCTGCGTCCGGGGGACAAAAAACAGTCGAAGAGCTTTGGGGTCCCTTCAAAGCCCCCACAGCTGTTTCCTAGTGCACGCTCGGAACCACTGCTGCGACCACCATCGCTGAAAAAGCATACACGGAGGGCTTCTGAAGACTCTCGACGGATGCCACAATCACGACAACTTGATGTTCTCCATGAGTCGGATCGAATCCCTACATGGAGGCCAGAGCAAGACGTCGGACACGGCCTATCCTTTTCTGTTGGGAATGCGAGTGAGCTCACCAATTCTCAACGCCAAGATCCATCCCTACGGAGGGTTCGCAAATACAAGACTTTGAGACCGACGAACTATAATACAAGAGACGAAGCGAcgaaccagaaccagaaccacCCAAGACATGGCGCTGCAAAAAGCCCAGTTCAGCTCGTTCCCAGCGGCTCTCACCCTAACCTTCTGTCCATGGATCCACGGCGGATGCTCCAAGTTCAGCAGCCTCAGGGAAGGCTCCCTGTGATAAGGGGTCGGCCAAACGAGCAGATAAAGAACCAAGCGGGCTATGCTAGAAGATCGGTCGAAAACGATACCTTGCCCCCAGCGGTTGGTCCCCCGGTGGTTGAGGCGCCCCTGAGCACGCGATATCCCGCCCTCAAGGTGACTGCACCCAACATGGGGCTTTCATCATTGGATCTGTCTCGGGTACCAAGCCCTGCACTTTCCTTTCAGATCCGGAAAGTTCCCTCATCTGTTGATATGTCAAGCCTGAATAGGCCGAAGTTCATATGGAAAGTTCGGCAAAACATCAGCAACCTGGAGAAATCGATCAGGCCGTTTGGAGAGTCCAGTCCAGGCGGACTTCCTGCTCGGTCCAAAAACAACATTCATCCACATGCTCGTTATTTTGCGGTTTCGATCAAATATGGGGAGTCGGATTCAATTGCCATGAATACAGGCCGGGAAAGTGTGGTTATTTGTGAGGTACCGGTATGTACGCCTTCAATCCGAATGCGCGGAAACAGGACTGATTAGGGTTATCCAGACAGAGATCAACCAGCCACCTCATACGGCAGCAAAGGCAGCGATGATTGGCATGAAGAAGGGAATTCGAAGAGGTCTCTTTTTCGCTTTGAGAGAATCCCCTTTGATTGGCATCTCCGGCTATTTCTCTTCCATCCGCAACCAGTCCCCTCTAACGGATATTTCTGACTATACGGTCGACCGTTCAGGTCCTCGAAACTGGAGAAACACAGCAAAAATTGACCCTAGAACAGACGAGTATCGTGTTTCTTACAATCCAGAAGTCCTTAGCTCTGGATTTGTGTTTGACATGTCTTGGATTGAGCAAGAGATCGCCCAGCTGGCGGACCCAGGACAAGCGACTCATGAACATGGTCAAATCGCCACCAAAGAACTGGAAAACATCGTCTGTTCACTCCCCGACTTCCTAATTCGTACAGCATGGAGATTTTGGGCGAACCTGCTGGTGGAGAGCAAGCTCATGCAGCACGCCAAGGTCATTCCACACTCAGTGGCCGTGGTGCAGTATTACCTACACTGCGGCGCCCTGAAGCTTGAGGCGGGGACACAGCCCCCAAGCGCAACTGTTGTTGTACTGAACTGTAGAGAGATGTTGGTGGATTGCGTTCCCTATCTCTTGAAGGGCCGGCCGACCACGTATAGCCACATCGACGTTTGCTCTTGCAAGACTTCGTACATGGCTGAGATGGCAGGGTACGCCTCTAAACATCTCTTTTCCCCTGCTCTGTCCTCTCAGAAATGAGTATAGTTTACCGTTGACATTAAACTGACCAACGCTTACAGATTCAAACATGCTCAGGCCGAATTCGTCAAGTTGGCAGCACATAAGCTCACAGACTTCAACCAGAAGCTTCGCTCCAAGCTTAAATCTACCGAGATTGAAAAGGCTCTTAAGATCCTTTCGGAGTACTTTAACCGGGTAATACTGCCAGGGTTTGGGAACAGTGGAAAATCATGGGAGATTCCCTTTGACCTTCCTGGGAGGACAAGGGGGGTTTCATCGAGGCTCACGTTTACCGATGCCGAGGTGCTGAGTTGCCTCAACCCAAGTGTGAGCATGGTACGGAAAATGCTTGAACAGACCGTGGTTTTAGTTCAACCACCGTACGAGGTTACGGTAAGCTCTTGAACTTTCATTTCCTGGGCCCAACTGTGCCTAACTGAGCAATACAGCATGTCCTCCTTGCAGGTCCTTACTCTGCTTCCAAACACTTGGTCAAAGAGCTCACGGCGTGTCTCAAATCGGTGCAGAGAAGGCCAGCGAAGTTGCTTAATCACGCGGACGCAAGCGATATTTGCGTCCTTGGAACGTTGACTCACGCAATTAGCTGCTGAtgagggatggatggctcaAGCACTAATTGAGGTGGACGATAGACAGGAGGGGATATTGGCATACAAAAAATGGGAAAATTGGTTTGAGAACGACATAAAGAGACGAATACTAGATGGACATGAAGAAGAAAGTACGTATCAAGGAACCCATGGCTACCTAACGATCCATACAAGAAAGAGATGCTCTTCAGCGTCTGATGTTGCCGTATCTTACGTTGGGTTCCACCGTAACTGTGAGCCCGGATGGGAATAACCAGGAGCCGAGCCCCTCCACTGGACATGGGTCCCAACGGCACCGACGTAAACTGATCGGGCGCTAGCGCGGGGAGCTGGTCTCTGTAAAGGTACCTGACGTACAGCGGCCAACAACCACGTTGCGCTTCAACAGGAAGGGATACATTACGTCCATTACATACAGGCAACCGT
This region of Fusarium falciforme chromosome 5, complete sequence genomic DNA includes:
- a CDS encoding Nuclear pore complex protein Nup85, encoding MAFRFVVPDSSPPASPAPSTPEKGQNYGTGFSFLGDNPSTTPAGPPPSSVASFTPAGAPTASFLGSSMMHGMTDTKPLNFGVSNTGSGRNLFGGGRTSTSSNPLGRSIRGRQPSALSRQLSAADEEEEEEQDAEGEMELPPHRGSLFRMSTIPDEGQEEDDEVDAEIERFIDQDIDEDALGEPQDDDPFFAEREGSSDPDMFLNMRHDDRPYGQPIIGDESDLMMLNTPAATNRIRREAESIFKQSSAHLGMTARKQGFQFASIAKNLYSQHEPARVVEPADLLINTEQLVCRLYEEGVGPEEDVEKMDNSLANITYRLVELWNQYVDALPQPEGEDFATIGPGPNAVPFEKASYIAHLILRMHHTRFDSNTDDEKTPPLPEILFDWMQTSHNLYPDQVREISRYSPSPACHSLFWQTVRCALLRGDVAGASKLLREAGWENVRRGPRGELAYTGKALENVRRFAAATCEILDQCPATRSEWDIWNSNWTLFRIQARGSLNRMTLFAEGKDQTGQDLLDDDFSPQPQSLSTMARKASSQIPWDIYENLQTVYGIVLGNHEAIMEVAQDWCEATVGLFGWWDDGNQRHKTLKISQSQALRASSRFAGSEDYFERLTTTFHMVIDSDLNPNVMNPVEVAIASAFEGNVNAVLGFLRVWSLPLACTVAEIASLGEWLPAPEGPSPLPLDTLDMDDLALLGVAQPGADELEGIKDTTLVLYARELAGIEQLSPERDGWEMAIQVLGRMDSPEKSEETVGELLRDLLATLDEDSSQTVDKIWAILNDLGMINYAEETAETFAEILSKASHRYGDALWYYALSHRPDKVREVLNLLMSYSLVQSTVYPSEKDLDGELRDLLRKRTETLERRAKQDLEAAQLLGRMLSGYATLRKFYETRDAEDLEAISPTRALKLKKQAASALVAVISSSDDNIRGGLYDDTRDSVVSEDFLLALLGEATVFINQSPGVITLSQIDILMKAIEDIQTVGERVYSACDDFFGLVLASAQGLKGSNPQDLMAKSTSSLSGSSYIMSGSSMLVNHLHKSVSAGGKVHRGWDWRKPWLATTKGEDVLRKLRLGLAKDLAALWLEDADGVAVY
- a CDS encoding Aconitate hydratase, mitochondrial gives rise to the protein MASMEVASRSGGAMTQLLRRAGPNTVRSAAAIAATRDSRRNFSSVKSLPPTYEKLYTKYTEVRRVLGKQRLTLAEKILYSHLDNPEDSLLTNTDNGRSIRGKANLRLKPDRVNMQDASAQMAILQFMSCNLAKPAIPASIHCDHLIVGSKGAEDDLEAGIQTNKEVFDFLESAARKYGMDFWPPGAGIIHQTVLENYALPGLMMLGTDSHSPNAGGLSTVTIGVGGADAVEALVGAPWELKAPKILGVQLIGKLNNWASPKDIILRLAGHLTVRGGTGSIIEYFGEGVNTLSATGMATVCNMGAEVGATTSIFPYTEASARYLDSTRRSNANKNIEALENFASNSSDPDAQWRFKADEGAEYDDLITIDLSTLEPHINGPFTPDLATPLSKFKEVVKDQKWPEVLSAGLIGSCTNSSYEDMTRVESLLKDAKAAGLKPAADFYITPGSEQIRATLERDGTLETFQEAGGIVLSNACGPCIGQWKRQDGVTKGTSNAILTSYNRNFRGRNDGNPDTMNFLASPEIVTAMAFAGSTTFNPVTDSIKTPDGKDFKFSPPHGLEGPQTPFESGNPSLGVLSQAPDANAQIAISPTSERLAFLDPFPPFPSSDLSGLRVLVKVTGKCTTDTISAAGPWLKYKGHLPNISTNTLNTAINAETGEVNAAYDLDGSKHTIPELGQLWKDRGQEWLVVAEHNYGEGSAREHAALQPRYLGARVVLTKSFARIHETNLKKQGVVPLTFENEADYDKIAAGDEVATVGLYEMLQNEGKGEVQLRVTKASGEEILIPTKHAVTKDQAGFILAGSALNLLSKGI